In Oncorhynchus mykiss isolate Arlee chromosome 32, USDA_OmykA_1.1, whole genome shotgun sequence, the DNA window GGTTGACCGAGACGGGGGTTGACCTGACCGAGACGGGGGTTGACCGAGACGGAGGTTGACCGAGACAGGGGTTGACCGAGACGGGGGTTGACCGAGACGGTGGTTGACCTGACCGAGAAGGTGGTTGACCTGACCGAGACGGTGGTTGACCTGACCGAGACGGTGGTTGACCTGACCGAGACGGTGGTTGACCTGACCGAGACGGTGGTTGACCTCACCGAGACGGTGGTTGACCTGACCGAGACGGTGGTTGACCTGACCGAGACGGGGGTTGACCTGACCGAGACGGTGGTTGACCTGACCGAGACGGTGGTTGACCTGACCGAGACGGTGGTTGACCGACACGGGGGTTGACCTGACCGAGACGGTGGTTGACCTGACCGAGACGGTGGTTGACCTGACCGAAACGGTGGTTGACCTGACCGAGACGGTGGTTGACCTGACCGAGACGGTGGTTGACCGAGACGGGGGTTGACCGAGACGGGGGTTGACCGAGACGGTGGTTGACCGAGACGGTGGTTGACCGAGACGGGGGTTGACCGAGACGGGGGTTGACCGAGACGGTGTTTGACCGAGACGGTGATTGCGTGTTCTGACCTGTGCAGCCATATCCACCAGTTGAGGCAGCTTCAGATTTCCTCCTTCCCCGTCCTTCAAGAAGTCCAGAAGGCTTCCTGCAGTACACACAGTTGAATACATGTCAGAAATAATTgtgaaaacgtgtgtgtgtgtgtgtgtgtgtgcgtgcgtgtgcgtgtgtgtgtgtgtgtgtgtgcgtgtgtgtgtgtgtgtgtgtgtgtgtgcgtgcttccCAGCTTAGATGTGTGTGCATGCTGCAGCACCTTGGCTCATGAACTCTGTGATGATATAGATGGGTTCTTCAGAGACCACAGCGTACAGCTGCACCAGCTTGTCATGTCTCAGTCTCTTCATGATCTGAGCCTCTTCTAGGAAGGCCTCTGGAGACATGGTGCCTGGCTTCAACGTTTTCACTGCTACCTTGGTGGCGCCGTTCCACATAcctgacatgcacacacacacacacacagacacacacacacacaaacacacacacacacacacacacacacacacacacacacacacacacaccacagaggcagaaacacacacatacacacacacacacacacacacacatacacacacacacacacacacacacaccacagaggcagaaacacacacaattaTATACACATGCACGCctatatacacacgcacacctatatacacacacaccccagaggcagaaacacacacaattatatacacacgcacacctatatacacagacacacatcacagAGGCAGAAACACACGCAAttatatacacacgcacacctatatacacacacacacacagagttatatAGTACACACATTAAAAGAGTGATGATGAGGTCATgcatggaggagggaaggagagaagggaggcgagaagggaggagggaggggaggagagaaggaaggatagAAGGTAggaaacagggaaggagagaagggaggagggagggaggagagatgcgaggagggagggaaggagagaagggaggagagaagggaggagagaaggtaggagacagggaaggagagaagtgaggagggagggaaggagagaagggaggggaggagagtggggaggaaagaggaggagaaaggggaggagagaggagagagaggaggagggaggagaacagagaggggaggagggagggaaggagggagggaacggagaagaggagaggagagaggagaggggaggagggaggtgaggaatgaggggaggagaggagagggaggagagaagggaggagagaaaggaggagggaggggaggaaggaggggaggagagaagggaggggaggagagtggggaggaaagaggaggagaaaggggtggagagagggaaggatagaggagagagaggaggagggaggggaacagagaggggaggagggagggaaggagggaacggagaagaggagaggagagaggagaggggaggagggaggtgaggaatgaggggaggagaggagagggaggagagaagggaggagagaagggaggaaggaggggaggagagaaggagtacCATTATGAAACTACAGTAGCACATGAAGCTGGACCAGTAAAACACCTCCTGGActggacacactcacacactttaaCACTGACACAGAACAGCACTGGTCTGGACAGACACAGACCCTTTAACACTGACACAGAACAGCACTGGTCTGGACAGACACAGACCCTTTAACACTGACACAGAACAGCACTGGTCTGGACAAACACAGACCCTTTAACACTGACACAGAACAGCACTGGTCTGGACAGACACAGACCCTTTAACACTGAACTGGACACTGGGAACACTGCATTAGGAATACCCAGAGACACACTGAGAAGCCCTTCTGGAACACAGACTGTAAAAAGTGTTTCAACATACAGTAAAAGAAGGTgactgattgattggttgattgattgattgattgacagtcAGTCTCACCCATCCAGACATCTCCAAAGCAGCCCTGACCCAACTTCTTGTTTAGGGCCAGCGTTTCCCGGGCAACCTCCCAGGCGTCCCGCCCCAAACCCAGGGTGAGGGGCGTTGAATTGGGACAGGGCGTGGTCAAGAAGTGACACATCCCATCGTTACTGCCtagaagagggaggggtggaggggatggtaggagtggagagggaggagggggtggagggagggatagagggagggagattaaATGAGATGAAGAGGCATGCAAAGACAGAGAACTAGTTCCTACCCATCCAGACTTCTCCAAACTGCCCGTTGCCCAGCTTCTTAATGAGCTGGAGAGACTCTCTGGGAATCTCCCACACATCCTTGGTCTTTACCGATAGGTCCGCAAGCTTAGGCATGCCCCGCCTACAGCTGCCAATCAACCTACAGCACAGACCTGAAGCTCGCTCTgatgggagtgagagagacagagagagagaaagacagacagacagagagagagggaaagatagcgataaagagagagagagagaaggagagagacagacagacagacagacagacagacagcgagagagggaaagatagcgataaagagagagagaaagacagacagacagacagacagacagacagagagagagagagagagagagagagagagagagagagagagagagagagcgagagagagagaggatgaagagatcAAAGGCAACAAACACATATAGAACACATATACAACACATATACAACACATATAGAACACATATAGAACACATATAAAACACATATAAAACACATATACAACACATATACAACACATATACAACACATATACAACACATATACAACACATATACAACACATATACAACACATATACAACACATATAGAACAGGATGCTTTACTTGATCCACTAAATAGTACTAACatacataacacaacataacatacataacatagatacactacatgaccaaaagtatgtggacagctgtctgaacaactcattccaaaatcatggcgaTTTCTAGCGCTACGcgtttcagcactcggcggtctctTTCCGTGAGCtaatgtggcctaccactttaaggataagccgttgttgctcctagaccttcagcccttacagttgaccggggcagctctagcagtgcagaaattttacaaactgacttgttggaaaggtggcatcctctgacggtgtcacgttgaaagtcactgagctcttcagtaacgTCATTCTACTTCCAAAttgtgtctatggagattgcatggctgtgtgctcgattttatacacttgacagcaatgggtgtggctgaaataactgaatccattaatttgaaagggtgtctaCTTTTGGTGATGCAGTGTATCTTACAGACACATAACATATAAACATTAGTATTGACACACCATTCTGTCTAATAGTATTGATACACCATGCTGTCTAATAGTATTGATACACCATGCTGTCTAATAGTATTGACACACCATGCTGTCTAATAGTATTGACACACCATGCTGTCTAATAGTATTGACACACCATGCTGTCTAATAGTATTGACACACCATGCTGTCTAATAGTATTTATACACCATGCTGTCTACACACCATGCTGTCTAATAGTATTGATACACCATGCTGTCCAATAGTATTGATACACCATGCTGTCTAATAGTATTGACACACCATGCTGTCTAATAGTATTGACACACCATGCTGTCTAATAGTATTGATACACCATGCTGTCTAATAGTATTGACACACCATGCTGTCTAATAGTATTGACACACCATGCTGTCTAATAGTATTGATACACCATGCTGTCTAATAGTATTGACACACCATGCTGTCTACACACCATGCTGTCTAATAGTATTGATACACCATGCTGTCCAATAGTATTGATACACCATGCTGTCTAATAGTATTGATACACCATGCTGTCTACACACCATGCTGTCTAATAGTATTGACACACCATGCTGTCTACACACCATGCTGTCTAATAGTATTGATACACCATGCTGTCTAATAGTATTGACACACCATGCTGTCTAATAGTATTGATACACCATGCTGTCTAATAGTATTGACACACCATGCTGTCTACACACCATGCTGTCTAATAGTATTGATACACCATGCTGTCTAATAGTATTGACACACCATGCTGTCTAATAGTATTGATACACCATGCTGTCTAATAGTATTGACACACCATGCTGTCTAATAGTATTGACACACCATGCTGTCTAATAGTATTGATACACCATGCTGTCTAATAGTATTGACACACCATGCTGTCTACACACCATGCTGTCTAATAGTATTGATACACCATGCTGTCTAATAGTATTGATAAACCATGCTGTCCAATAGTATTGATACACCATGCTGTCTACACACCATGCTGTCTAATAGTATTGACACACCATGCTGTCTACACACCATGCTGTCTAATAGTATTGATACACCATGCTGTCTAATAGTATTGATACACCATGCTGTCTACACACCATGATGTCTAATAGTATTGATACACCATGCTGTCTAATAGTATTGACACACCATGCTGTCTAGCCACAGCTGCTTATTTAATGTGCTTGATAATGCATTACTTGATTACATTAAGTATGCTAGAATGGATATTGGACATACAGACACAGgaattagcacacacacacatagtagaGATGCTGCTACAACAGACTGCACCACCAGAGGGCAGACAGACACTGGGATAGAAGAGAGGAAACAGGGCCCTGACTTACCGAAGACTTggacatagagagaggagaggaaacagggccCTGACTTACCGAAGACTTggacatagagagaggagaggaaacagggccCTGACTTACCGAAGACTTGGacatacagagaggagaggaaacagggccCTGACTTACCGAAGACTTgaacatagagagaggagaggaaacagggccCTGACTTACCGAAGACTTggacatagagagaggagaggaaacaaggCCCTGACTTACCGAAGACTTggacatagagagaggagaggaaacagggccCTGACTTACCGAAGACTTGGacatacagagaggagaggaaacagggccCTGACTTACCGAAGACATggacatagagagaggagaggaaacagggccCTGAATTACAGAAGACTTGGACATAGAGAGAAAGGccttgtccagaaacaacccagAGGCTCTAAATACTTCAGCCCTAGTCCATACCCCCTCTGCACTTTACCCTAGCCCCTAGCTTTTATACACTTCCCCCTACGCCCTAAACCCTAGCCCCTAGCTTTTATAAACTTCCCCCTACACCCTAGTCCCTAGTTTTTATATATATCCCCCTATGCCCTAAACCCTAGACCCTAGACCCTAGCTTTTATATACTTCCCTCCTAGCCCCTACGCCCTACACCCTAGTCCCTAGCTTTTATACACTTCCCCCTacgccctacaccctacaccctagcccctaGCTTTAATATACTTCCCCCTATgccctacaccctagcccctaGCTTTAATATACTTccccctagcccctacaccctagccccAAGCTTTAATATACTTccccctagcccctacaccctagcccctaGCTTTTATATACTTCccccctagcccctacaccctagcccctacaccctagcccctaGCGTTTATATAGTCACACCTTTGTAGTGCTCCACCAGCTGTTGCACAGAGTCAAACTGTGTGCGTGTTGTTATGTAATATCCTCCACTGTCCAGCTTCCTGATCTTATAATGCTTGACATGGTCACCTTTACCATCATCCCAgtcacagatagacagagagtaggCACctggagataggagagaggggagggagagagagtgagggggagagggagagagaaagagggggagagggagagggggagagggagagagggagagagagagggagagagagagagagagagagagagacagagagagagagagagagacagagagagagagagagagagagagagagagagacagagagagagagagagagacagagagagagagagagtcagacagacagacagacagacagacagacagacagacagacagatagatagagagagagagagagagagagagagatagatagatagatagatagatagatagatagatagagagaaagagagagagagatagatagatagatatatagatagatagatagagagagagagagagagagagatagatagatagatagatagatagatagatagatagatagatagatagatagatagatagatagatagatagatagatagatagatagatagatagatagatagatagatagatagatagagagagagagagatagatagatagatagatagatagatagatagatagatagatagatagatagatagatagatagatagatagatagatagatagatagatagatagagagagggagagagagagatagatagatagatatatagatagatagatagatagatagatagagagagagagagagagagagagagagagatagatagatagatagatagatagatagatagatagatagatagatagagagaaagagagagagagatagatagatagatatatagatagatagatagagagagagagagagagagggagagagagagagatagatagatagatagatagatagatagatagatagatagagagggagagagagagatagagagagagagagagggacacacacagagagagagagagagagagagagagagaaagagagagagagagagagagagagagggagagagagagagagagatagatagatagatagatagatagatagatagatagatagatagatagatagatagagagagagagggagagagagagagatgaagaggggaaAGGAAGAAGTTAATAACCTGATGATTCTAAAGCTGCACCCAAGACAATAACGAAGTatagctgagtgtgtgtgtgtgtgtgtgtgtgtgtgtgtgtgtgtgtgtgtgtgtgtgcgtaccgatggtggtctcactctctctgataAGGAATGTTCCTCGGGGGTTCCCCTGACCCAGGAGCTGTCTCTCTGCATCCTTCCTCCCCATCTTCCCAAAATACCacctggcaacacacacacacacacacacacacacacacacacacacacacacacacacacacacacacacacacacacacacatactagtcATACAATTCATCACCATGAAAACCAGTCACCGCAACATTTCTTACAGTTCAGACACAGATGTTGTACTGTAGttggtgagtgagtgtgtgtgtgtgtgtgtgtgtgtgtgtgtgtgtgtgtgtgtgtgtgtgtgtgtgtgtgtgtgtgtgtgtgtgtgtgtgtgaatgtactcACTCCTCAGCCTGTATGGAGTCTACAGGAGCGACGTAGTTACTAGGGATGTATCCTGAGATCCCCGTGTTCAACGACCGGGCCTCCCACCAGTCCCCCTCTCTGTAAAGACAGACAGTCATCAGACTGGGCCTCCCACCAGTCCCCCTCTCTGAAAAGACAGACAGTCATCAGACCGGGCCTCCCACCAGTCCCCCTCTCTGTAAAGACAGACAGTCATCAGACTGGGCCTCCCACCAGTCCCCCTCTCTGTAAAGACAGACAGTCATCAGACCGGGCCTCCCACCAGTCCCCCTCTCTGTAAAGACAGACAGTCATCAGACTGGGCCTCCCACCAGTCCCCCTCTCTGTAAAGACAGACAGTCATCAGACCGGGCCTCCCACCAGTCCCCCTCTCTGTAAAGACAGACAGTCATCAGACTGGGCCTCCCACCAGTCCCCCTCTCTGTAAAGACAGACAGTCATCAGACTGGGCCTCCCACCAGTCCCCCTCTCTGTAAAGACAGACAGTCATCAGACTGGGCCTCCCACCAGTCCCCAgctctgtagagacagacagtcatcAGACTGGGCCTCCCACCAGTCCCCAGCTCTGTAGAGACAGTCATCAGACTGGGCCTCCCACCAGTTCCCCTCTCTGTAGAGACAGTCATCAGACTGGGCCTCCCACCAGTCCCCCtctctgtagagacagacagtcatcAGACCGGGCCTCCCACCAGTCCCCCtctctgtagagacagacagtcatcAGACTGGGCCTCCCACCAGTCCCCCtctctgtagagacagacagtcatcAGACTGGGCCTCCCACCAGTCCCCCTCTCAGTAGAGACAGTCATCAGACTGGGCCTCCCACCAGTCCCCCtctctgtagagacagacagtcatcAGACCGGGCCTCCCACCAGTCCTCCtctctgtagagacagacagtcatcAGACCGGGCCTCCCACCAGTCCCCCtctctgtagagacagacagtcattAGACTGGGCCTCCCACCAGTCCCCCtctctgtagagacagacagtcatcAGACTGGGCCTCCCACCAGTCCCCCTCTCAGTAGAGACAGTCATCAGACTGGGCCTCCCACCAGTCCCCCtctctgtagagacagacagtcatcAGACCGGGCCTCCCACCAGTCCCCCtctctgtagagacagacagtcatcAGACCGGGCCTCCCACCAGTCCTCCtctctgtagagacagacagtcatcAGACTGGGCCTCCCACCAGTCCTCCtctctgtagagacagacagtcatcAGACTTGGCCTCCCACCAGTCCTCCTCTCTGTAGAGACAGTCATCAGACCGGGCCTCCCACCAGTCCCCCtctctgtagagacagacagtcatcAGACCGGGCCTCCCACCAGTCCTCTTCTCTGTAGAGACAGTCATCAGACTGGGCCTCCCACCAGTCCCCCtctctgtagagacagacagtcatcAGACCGGGCCTCCCACCAGTCCTCCTCTCTGTAGAGACAGTCATCAGACCGGGCCTCCCACCAGGCCCCCTCTCTGTAGAGACAGTCATCAGACCGGGCCTCCCACCAGTCCCCCACTCTGTAGAGACAGTCATCAGACCGGGCCTCCCACCAGTCCTCCtctctgtagagacagacagtcatcAGACTGGGCCTCCCACCAGTCCTCCTCTCTGTAGAGACAGTCATCAGACTGGGCCTCCCACCAGTCCCCCTCTCTGTAAAGACAGACAGTCATCAGACTGGGCCTCCCACCAGTCCCCAGATCTGTTGAGACAGACAGTCATCAGACCGGGCCTCCCACCAGTCCTCCTCTCTGTAGAGACAGTCATCAGACCGGGCATCCCACCAGTCCCCCtctctgtagagacagacagtcatcAGACCGGGCCTCCCACCAGTCCTCCTCTCTGTAGAGACAGTCATCAGACCGGGCCTCCCACCAGTCCTCCTCTCTGTAGAGACAGTCATCAGACCGGGCCTCCCACCAGTCCTCCTCTCTGTAGAGACAGTCATCAGACCGGGCCTCCCACCAGTCCTCCtctctgtagagacagacagtcatcAGACCGGGCCTCCCACCAGTCCTCCTCTCTGTAGAGACAGTCATCAGACCGGGCCTCCCACCAGTCCTCCtctctgtagagacagacagtcatcAGACCGGGCCTCCCACCAGTCCTCCtctctgtagagacagacagtcatcAGACCGGGCCTCCCACCAGTCCCCCtctctgtagagacagacagtcatcAGACCGGGCCTCCCACCAGTCCTCCtctctgtagagacagacagtcatcAGACCGGGCCTCCCACCAGTCCCCCtctctgtagagacagacagtcatcAGACCGGGCCTCCCACCAGTCCTCCtctctgtagagacagacagtcatcAGACCGGGCCTCCCACCAGTCCCCCtctctgtagagacagacagtcatcAGACTGGGCCTCCCACCAGTCCTCCTCTCTGTAGAGACAGTCATCAGACTGGGCCTCCCACCAGTCCCCCtctctgtagagacagacagtcatcAGACCGGGCCTCCCACCAGTCCCCCTCTCTGTAGATACAGACAGTCATCAGACCGGGCCTCCCACCAGTCCCCCACTCTGTAGAGACAATGTAATGTGGATGTGACTCTCACGTGTTGTTGAGGATGTGGAACTTCTCTCCCTTCTGGAAGAACAGATCATCTTCAGTACGAGCATCATAGTCATACAACGCTATGAAGAGAGTCACACCTCCACCTGTAAACACATACAACACTATGAAGAGAGTCACACCTCCACCTGTAAACACATACAACACTATGAAGAGAGTCACACCTCCACCTGTAAACACATACAACACTATGAAGAGAGTCACACCTCCACCTGTAAACACATACAACGTTATGAAGAGAGTCACACCTCCACCTGTAAACACATACAACACTATGAAGAGAGTCACACCTCCACCTGTAAACACATACAACACTATGAAGAGAGTCACACCTCCACCTGTAAACACATACAACACTATGAAGAGAGTCACACCTCCACCTGTAAACACATACACTATGAAGAGAGTCACACCTCCACCTGTAAACACATACAACACTATGAAGAGAGTCACACCTCCACCTGTAAACACATACAACACTATGAAGAGAGTCACACCTCCACCTGTAAACACATACAACACTATGAAGAGAGTCACACCTCCACCTGTAAACACATACACTATGAAGAGAGTCACACCTCCACCTGTAAACACATACAACACTATGAAGAGAGTCACACCTCCACCTGTAAACACATACAACACTATGAAGAGAGTCACACCTCCACCTGTAAACACATACAACACTATGAAGAGAGTCACACCTCCACCTGTAAACACATACACTATGAAGAGAGTCACACCTCCACCTGTAAACACATACAACACTATGAAGAGAGTCACACCTCCACCTGTAAACACATACAACGCTATGAAGAGAGTCACACCTCCACCTGTAAACACATACAACACTATGAAGAGAGTCACACCTCCACCTGTAAACACATACAACACTATGAAGAGAGTCACACCTCCACCTGTAAACACATACAACACTATGAAGACAGTCACACCTCCACCTGTAAACACATACAACACTATGAAGAGAGTCACACCTCCACCTGTAAACACATACAGTCACACCTCCACCTGTAAACACATACAACACTATGAAGAGAGTCACACCTCAACCTGTAAACACATACAACACTATGAAGAGAGTCACACCTCCACCTGTAAACACATACAACACTATGAAGAGAGTCACACCTCCACCTGTAAACACATACAACACTATGAAGAGAGTCACAC includes these proteins:
- the yrk gene encoding tyrosine-protein kinase Fgr isoform X2 produces the protein MGCAHCKQYNAAAKAAEVSDPSRSNSPDGGVSTVLATPLYHSDPTHQTIPDFNKPFGSACFPNTNTQPRAGVITGGGVTLFIALYDYDARTEDDLFFQKGEKFHILNNTEGDWWEARSLNTGISGYIPSNYVAPVDSIQAEEWYFGKMGRKDAERQLLGQGNPRGTFLIRESETTIGAYSLSICDWDDGKGDHVKHYKIRKLDSGGYYITTRTQFDSVQQLVEHYKGSNDGMCHFLTTPCPNSTPLTLGLGRDAWEVARETLALNKKLGQGCFGDVWMGMWNGATKVAVKTLKPGTMSPEAFLEEAQIMKRLRHDKLVQLYAVVSEEPIYIITEFMSQGSLLDFLKDGEGGNLKLPQLVDMAAQIAAGMAYIERMNYIHRDLRAANILVGENLVCKIADFGLARLIEDNEYTARQGAKFPIKWTAPEAALYGRFTIKSDVWSFGILLTELITKGRVPYPGMNNREVLEQVERGYRMPCAVGCPASLHELMVQCWRREADERHTFEYLQGFLEDYFTATEPQYQPGENL
- the yrk gene encoding tyrosine-protein kinase Fgr isoform X1, which gives rise to MGCAHCKQYNAAAKAAEVSDPSRSNSPDGGVSTVLATPLYHSDPTHQTIPDFNKPFGSACFPNTNTQPRAGVITGGGVTLFIALYDYDARTEDDLFFQKGEKFHILNNTEGDWWEARSLNTGISGYIPSNYVAPVDSIQAEEWYFGKMGRKDAERQLLGQGNPRGTFLIRESETTIGAYSLSICDWDDGKGDHVKHYKIRKLDSGGYYITTRTQFDSVQQLVEHYKERASGLCCRLIGSCRRGMPKLADLSVKTKDVWEIPRESLQLIKKLGNGQFGEVWMGMWNGATKVAVKTLKPGTMSPEAFLEEAQIMKRLRHDKLVQLYAVVSEEPIYIITEFMSQGSLLDFLKDGEGGNLKLPQLVDMAAQIAAGMAYIERMNYIHRDLRAANILVGENLVCKIADFGLARLIEDNEYTARQGAKFPIKWTAPEAALYGRFTIKSDVWSFGILLTELITKGRVPYPGMNNREVLEQVERGYRMPCAVGCPASLHELMVQCWRREADERHTFEYLQGFLEDYFTATEPQYQPGENL